A region of Pyxidicoccus parkwaysis DNA encodes the following proteins:
- a CDS encoding tetratricopeptide repeat protein, producing the protein MRSSTRSPPLEALTLALGGLLLLGAPLSARAAEATVAVVTPTAEEQARARFAEGNLAYDVGDFAKALKSFSEAYQLKPLPGFLFNMAQCHRQLGQFARAAFFYRRYLALVPDAPSAPSVRELVQEVEARAREQEARRQERERVEQDKQVQRARAEAAKAEAEAAAHRRAELEAEQRALELRTAQSLTSSVPQAQARVSAPWTRKWWVWAGAGAAAALVTTGVILATSGPDARPTSLGSVGHTR; encoded by the coding sequence ATGCGGTCATCGACCCGTTCGCCGCCCCTTGAGGCACTGACGCTGGCGTTGGGCGGGTTGCTGCTGCTGGGTGCGCCGCTGTCCGCGAGGGCGGCGGAGGCGACGGTGGCGGTGGTGACGCCCACGGCGGAGGAGCAGGCTCGGGCGCGCTTCGCGGAGGGCAACCTCGCGTACGACGTGGGGGACTTCGCCAAGGCGCTGAAGTCCTTCAGCGAGGCGTACCAGCTCAAGCCGCTGCCGGGCTTCCTCTTCAACATGGCGCAGTGCCACCGGCAGCTCGGCCAGTTCGCCCGCGCGGCCTTCTTCTACCGGCGCTACCTGGCGCTGGTGCCGGACGCGCCTTCGGCGCCGTCGGTGCGGGAGTTGGTGCAGGAGGTGGAGGCCCGCGCCCGCGAGCAGGAGGCGCGGCGGCAGGAGCGCGAGCGCGTCGAGCAGGACAAGCAGGTGCAACGCGCCCGCGCCGAGGCGGCGAAGGCCGAGGCGGAGGCCGCCGCCCACCGCCGCGCGGAACTGGAGGCCGAGCAGCGCGCGCTGGAGCTGCGCACCGCGCAGTCGCTCACCAGCTCCGTGCCCCAGGCGCAGGCCCGCGTGTCCGCGCCGTGGACGCGCAAGTGGTGGGTGTGGGCCGGAGCGGGCGCCGCCGCGGCGCTCGTCACGACGGGCGTCATCCTCGCCACGAGCGGCCCGGACGCGCGGCCCACGTCGCTGGGCAGCGTGGGGCATACGCGCTAG
- a CDS encoding alpha/beta hydrolase encodes MRRLSAVVLCAALWAACEDSEKGVTPTDPPFTQTFPDAGTPDAGPKEWACQRDTVVHGAPISLLSQLQLEMSRATTGEARIAAIDRFVTAVGEQGGAPLVSDATTIRPRVAFFVRGDAGRDTYVAGAFNEWSATATPLVQVRDTDLYVAEVDIPRTGPQPYKLVKAGNYFQDPAAHHVVWDAINRNGVGQFNSLVYPGLQDTAKGRLTAWYGVHATVLNDARDVFVYTPPVYDGPDCPELPVMYFHDGNESLTRESFAEAADGWYAAHPGDSAVLVFVALPTQDVRLAQYTFKPARDPSWPTPLGDEYLAFIKDDLMPRVEAAFRVKKGPQDTGIAGASLGGLISVYAGFQMPERFGFVGCQSGSLFWPHDGEIDRNDGNAMVVRAGQDPVVPLRFYVDHGSPTTGCTRDGEQGGDDCQSSLQFVTALKGKGYTVAHWNEPGAAHDWFFWKKRLPKLLCSFRNADPKTCGL; translated from the coding sequence ATGCGCCGTCTGTCCGCCGTCGTGCTGTGCGCGGCCCTGTGGGCCGCCTGTGAAGACTCCGAGAAGGGTGTCACCCCCACGGACCCGCCCTTCACCCAGACCTTCCCGGACGCGGGAACGCCGGACGCCGGCCCCAAGGAGTGGGCCTGCCAGCGCGACACGGTGGTGCACGGCGCGCCCATCTCCCTCCTGTCCCAGCTCCAGCTGGAGATGAGCCGCGCGACGACGGGCGAGGCGCGGATTGCAGCCATCGACCGCTTCGTGACGGCGGTGGGCGAGCAGGGCGGCGCGCCGCTGGTGAGCGACGCGACGACCATCCGCCCCCGGGTGGCCTTCTTCGTGCGCGGCGACGCCGGGCGGGACACGTACGTGGCGGGCGCCTTCAACGAGTGGTCCGCCACCGCCACGCCGCTGGTGCAGGTGCGGGACACGGACCTGTACGTGGCGGAGGTGGACATCCCCCGCACCGGCCCGCAGCCGTACAAGCTGGTGAAGGCCGGCAACTACTTCCAGGACCCGGCCGCGCACCACGTGGTGTGGGACGCCATCAACCGCAACGGCGTGGGCCAGTTCAACTCGCTGGTGTACCCGGGCCTGCAGGACACGGCGAAGGGCCGGCTCACCGCGTGGTACGGCGTGCACGCCACCGTGCTGAACGACGCGCGCGACGTCTTCGTCTACACGCCCCCGGTGTACGACGGGCCGGACTGCCCCGAGCTGCCCGTCATGTACTTCCACGACGGCAACGAGAGCCTCACCCGCGAGTCCTTCGCCGAGGCCGCGGACGGCTGGTACGCGGCGCACCCGGGGGACTCAGCGGTGCTCGTCTTCGTGGCGCTGCCCACCCAGGACGTGCGCCTGGCGCAGTACACCTTCAAGCCGGCGAGAGACCCGAGCTGGCCCACCCCGCTGGGCGACGAGTACCTGGCCTTCATCAAGGATGACCTGATGCCGCGCGTGGAGGCGGCCTTCCGCGTGAAGAAGGGGCCGCAGGACACGGGCATCGCCGGCGCGTCGCTGGGCGGGCTCATCTCCGTGTACGCGGGCTTCCAGATGCCGGAGCGCTTCGGCTTCGTGGGCTGCCAGTCCGGCTCGCTGTTCTGGCCGCACGACGGCGAGATTGACCGGAACGACGGCAACGCGATGGTGGTCCGCGCGGGGCAGGACCCCGTGGTGCCGCTGCGCTTCTACGTGGACCATGGCTCGCCCACGACGGGCTGCACGCGCGACGGCGAGCAGGGCGGCGACGACTGCCAGTCCAGCCTCCAGTTCGTGACGGCGCTGAAGGGCAAGGGCTACACCGTGGCCCACTGGAACGAGCCGGGCGCCGCGCATGACTGGTTCTTCTGGAAGAAGCGCCTGCCGAAGCTCCTGTGCTCCTTCCGCAACGCGGACCCGAAGACGTGCGGCCTCTAG
- a CDS encoding FHA domain-containing protein, with protein sequence MARALLLSLLVRQNMALKEKFRAKYPHPWLVWEAGAWNVPETLEGNVAATRLPLTDLRDCLPAGDAMCFELVAMAERGPIGLGRASHNALVVNDATVSREQLTLTPAPDGQWQVTRLPGSRPVALEGVALEPEQPATLKPGVQLQVGDVRLTFHDAEGFNERIGRIAAQVLAQAVPPR encoded by the coding sequence ATGGCTCGCGCTCTGTTGCTCTCCCTGCTCGTGCGTCAGAACATGGCGCTCAAGGAGAAGTTTCGCGCCAAGTACCCACACCCGTGGCTGGTGTGGGAGGCGGGCGCCTGGAATGTCCCCGAGACGCTGGAGGGGAATGTGGCGGCCACGCGGCTGCCGCTGACGGACCTTCGCGACTGCCTGCCCGCGGGCGACGCCATGTGCTTCGAGCTGGTGGCCATGGCCGAGCGCGGCCCCATCGGCCTGGGGCGCGCGTCGCACAACGCCCTGGTGGTCAACGACGCCACGGTGTCCCGGGAGCAGCTCACCCTGACGCCCGCGCCGGACGGGCAGTGGCAGGTGACGCGCCTGCCCGGCTCTCGCCCCGTGGCGCTGGAGGGCGTGGCGCTGGAGCCGGAGCAGCCCGCCACGCTGAAGCCGGGCGTCCAGCTCCAGGTGGGCGACGTGCGCCTCACCTTCCACGACGCCGAGGGCTTCAACGAGCGCATCGGCCGCATCGCCGCGCAAGTCCTGGCGCAGGCCGTGCCGCCCCGGTAG